In a single window of the Branchiostoma floridae strain S238N-H82 chromosome 2, Bfl_VNyyK, whole genome shotgun sequence genome:
- the LOC118409487 gene encoding prolactin regulatory element-binding protein-like isoform X3 (The sequence of the model RefSeq protein was modified relative to this genomic sequence to represent the inferred CDS: added 120 bases not found in genome assembly) encodes MAVRLCSANYPLYAVTLLDDSHILVAGGGGAARTGVENAMEIFELQGEGKNCVATSLHKHSTDPRAVMSLAAKADGKGHLVAAGMDGKCQLFRITKSKEASDEGEQDVDKENEANLRKRKGSTGNKAEKSAEVTEQSSEYKVESLACVDTDFHKEEPFQKVVRFSRDGDIIATGGADGHVRVWKVPKLEKKLDIKAHLDEIDDLDISPSGNKIVSVSRDYHAYVWKVESGKREAELHWDKNVPEKSYRIKAVRFGTSQEKKSTVQLYTMHIPARRERKPLPCYLTKWDAMKFVPVKTQSTGTELLSSLAVSDDGVFLGVGTNSGDTMIYVSWSLQKVHRVSEAHGIFVTGLCFLKNNAITAELTKGAETALVSVSADHHVNLTPLRPRFMVSVWFAVIGFLVLVVVVMIYLGQQGLI; translated from the exons GAAATCTTTGAGCTCCAGGGGGAGGGGAAGAACTGTGTGGCCACCAGCCTTCACAAGCACAGCACCGACCCCAGGGCTGTCATGAGCCTGGCAGCAAAGGCTGATGGGAAGGGGCACCTGGTAGCAGCTGGGATGGATGGGAAATGCCAGCTGTTCAGAATAACAAAAAGCAAGGAGGCATCTGATGAGGGAGAGCAAGATGTAGATAAAG AAAATGAAGCCAACTTGAGAAAGAGAAAAGGGTCGACAGGAAACAAGGCAGAGAAGTCTGCAGAGGTGACAGAACAGAGTAGTGAATACAAGGTGGAGTCATTGGCCTGCGTAGATACTGACTTCCACAAGGAGGAGCCTTTTCAGAAGGTGGTGCGATTCAGCAGGGATGGTGACATCATCGCCACAGGAGGGGCAGATGGGCATGTTAGGGTATGGAAG GTCCCCAAGCTTGAGAAGAAGCTGGACATTAAGGCCCACCTGGATGAGATCGATGACCTGGATATCAGTCCATCAGGGAACAAG ATAGTGTCTGTGTCCCGAGACTACCATGCCTATGTGTGGAAGGTAGAGAGCGGTAAGAGGGAGGCAGAACTACACTGGGATAAGAATGTGCCAGAAAAGAGCTACAGAATAAAGGCTGTAAG GTTTGGCACATCGCAGGAGAAGAAGTCAACAGTACAGCTGTACACGATGCACATCCCGGCACGGAGAGAGAGGAAGCCTCTCCCCTGTTACCTCACCAAGTGGGACGCCATGAAGTTTGTACCAGTCAAGACACAATCTACAGGCACTGAGCTACTGTCTTCTCTAGCCGTCAG tGATGATGGAGTATTTCTTGGGGTGGGAACCAACTCTGGTGATACCATGATATATGTGTCCTGGAGTCTACAG AAAGTTCACCGGGTGAGTGAGGCCCATGGCATCTTTGTGACTGGTCTATGTTTCCTCAAGAATAATGCTATAACAGCAGAACTGACCAAAGGTGCTGAGACTGCCCTGGTCAGTGTGTCTGCTGACCATCATGTAAACCTGACACCACTGCGACCCAGAT ttatggTGAGTGTGTGGTTTGCTGTGATCGGTTTCCTGGTGCTGGTGGTAGTAGTCATGATCTACCTTGGACAACAGGGACTCATATAG
- the LOC118409487 gene encoding prolactin regulatory element-binding protein-like isoform X2 (The sequence of the model RefSeq protein was modified relative to this genomic sequence to represent the inferred CDS: added 120 bases not found in genome assembly), whose amino-acid sequence MAVRLCSANYPLYAVTLLDDSHILVAGGGGAARTGVENAMEIFELQGEGKNCVATSLHKHSTDPRAVMSLAAKADGKGHLVAAGMDGKCQLFRITKSKEASDEGEQDVDKASRVNQAGKRGKKTGEREGGKRGRRKRGKKTKSAENEANLRKRKGSTGNKAEKSAEVTEQSSEYKVESLACVDTDFHKEEPFQKVVRFSRDGDIIATGGADGHVRVWKVPKLEKKLDIKAHLDEIDDLDISPSGNKIVSVSRDYHAYVWKVESGKREAELHWDKNVPEKSYRIKAVRFGTSQEKKSTVQLYTMHIPARRERKPLPCYLTKWDAMKFVPVKTQSTGTELLSSLAVSDDGVFLGVGTNSGDTMIYVSWSLQKVHRVSEAHGIFVTGLCFLKNNAITAELTKGAETALVSVSADHHVNLTPLRPRFMVSVWFAVIGFLVLVVVVMIYLGQQGLI is encoded by the exons GAAATCTTTGAGCTCCAGGGGGAGGGGAAGAACTGTGTGGCCACCAGCCTTCACAAGCACAGCACCGACCCCAGGGCTGTCATGAGCCTGGCAGCAAAGGCTGATGGGAAGGGGCACCTGGTAGCAGCTGGGATGGATGGGAAATGCCAGCTGTTCAGAATAACAAAAAGCAAGGAGGCATCTGATGAGGGAGAGCAAGATGTAGATAAAG CAAGTAGAGTTAATCAAGCAGGCAAGAGGGGTAAGAAGacaggagagagagagggtggGAAGAGAGGAAGGAGAAAACGTGGAAAGAAAACCAAATCTGCCG AAAATGAAGCCAACTTGAGAAAGAGAAAAGGGTCGACAGGAAACAAGGCAGAGAAGTCTGCAGAGGTGACAGAACAGAGTAGTGAATACAAGGTGGAGTCATTGGCCTGCGTAGATACTGACTTCCACAAGGAGGAGCCTTTTCAGAAGGTGGTGCGATTCAGCAGGGATGGTGACATCATCGCCACAGGAGGGGCAGATGGGCATGTTAGGGTATGGAAG GTCCCCAAGCTTGAGAAGAAGCTGGACATTAAGGCCCACCTGGATGAGATCGATGACCTGGATATCAGTCCATCAGGGAACAAG ATAGTGTCTGTGTCCCGAGACTACCATGCCTATGTGTGGAAGGTAGAGAGCGGTAAGAGGGAGGCAGAACTACACTGGGATAAGAATGTGCCAGAAAAGAGCTACAGAATAAAGGCTGTAAG GTTTGGCACATCGCAGGAGAAGAAGTCAACAGTACAGCTGTACACGATGCACATCCCGGCACGGAGAGAGAGGAAGCCTCTCCCCTGTTACCTCACCAAGTGGGACGCCATGAAGTTTGTACCAGTCAAGACACAATCTACAGGCACTGAGCTACTGTCTTCTCTAGCCGTCAG tGATGATGGAGTATTTCTTGGGGTGGGAACCAACTCTGGTGATACCATGATATATGTGTCCTGGAGTCTACAG AAAGTTCACCGGGTGAGTGAGGCCCATGGCATCTTTGTGACTGGTCTATGTTTCCTCAAGAATAATGCTATAACAGCAGAACTGACCAAAGGTGCTGAGACTGCCCTGGTCAGTGTGTCTGCTGACCATCATGTAAACCTGACACCACTGCGACCCAGAT ttatggTGAGTGTGTGGTTTGCTGTGATCGGTTTCCTGGTGCTGGTGGTAGTAGTCATGATCTACCTTGGACAACAGGGACTCATATAG
- the LOC118409487 gene encoding prolactin regulatory element-binding protein-like isoform X1 (The sequence of the model RefSeq protein was modified relative to this genomic sequence to represent the inferred CDS: added 120 bases not found in genome assembly): MAVRLCSANYPLYAVTLLDDSHILVAGGGGAARTGVENAMEIFELQGEGKNCVATSLHKHSTDPRAVMSLAAKADGKGHLVAAGMDGKCQLFRITKSKEASDEGEQDVDKEASRVNQAGKRGKKTGEREGGKRGRRKRGKKTKSAENEANLRKRKGSTGNKAEKSAEVTEQSSEYKVESLACVDTDFHKEEPFQKVVRFSRDGDIIATGGADGHVRVWKVPKLEKKLDIKAHLDEIDDLDISPSGNKIVSVSRDYHAYVWKVESGKREAELHWDKNVPEKSYRIKAVRFGTSQEKKSTVQLYTMHIPARRERKPLPCYLTKWDAMKFVPVKTQSTGTELLSSLAVSDDGVFLGVGTNSGDTMIYVSWSLQKVHRVSEAHGIFVTGLCFLKNNAITAELTKGAETALVSVSADHHVNLTPLRPRFMVSVWFAVIGFLVLVVVVMIYLGQQGLI; encoded by the exons GAAATCTTTGAGCTCCAGGGGGAGGGGAAGAACTGTGTGGCCACCAGCCTTCACAAGCACAGCACCGACCCCAGGGCTGTCATGAGCCTGGCAGCAAAGGCTGATGGGAAGGGGCACCTGGTAGCAGCTGGGATGGATGGGAAATGCCAGCTGTTCAGAATAACAAAAAGCAAGGAGGCATCTGATGAGGGAGAGCAAGATGTAGATAAAG AAGCAAGTAGAGTTAATCAAGCAGGCAAGAGGGGTAAGAAGacaggagagagagagggtggGAAGAGAGGAAGGAGAAAACGTGGAAAGAAAACCAAATCTGCCG AAAATGAAGCCAACTTGAGAAAGAGAAAAGGGTCGACAGGAAACAAGGCAGAGAAGTCTGCAGAGGTGACAGAACAGAGTAGTGAATACAAGGTGGAGTCATTGGCCTGCGTAGATACTGACTTCCACAAGGAGGAGCCTTTTCAGAAGGTGGTGCGATTCAGCAGGGATGGTGACATCATCGCCACAGGAGGGGCAGATGGGCATGTTAGGGTATGGAAG GTCCCCAAGCTTGAGAAGAAGCTGGACATTAAGGCCCACCTGGATGAGATCGATGACCTGGATATCAGTCCATCAGGGAACAAG ATAGTGTCTGTGTCCCGAGACTACCATGCCTATGTGTGGAAGGTAGAGAGCGGTAAGAGGGAGGCAGAACTACACTGGGATAAGAATGTGCCAGAAAAGAGCTACAGAATAAAGGCTGTAAG GTTTGGCACATCGCAGGAGAAGAAGTCAACAGTACAGCTGTACACGATGCACATCCCGGCACGGAGAGAGAGGAAGCCTCTCCCCTGTTACCTCACCAAGTGGGACGCCATGAAGTTTGTACCAGTCAAGACACAATCTACAGGCACTGAGCTACTGTCTTCTCTAGCCGTCAG tGATGATGGAGTATTTCTTGGGGTGGGAACCAACTCTGGTGATACCATGATATATGTGTCCTGGAGTCTACAG AAAGTTCACCGGGTGAGTGAGGCCCATGGCATCTTTGTGACTGGTCTATGTTTCCTCAAGAATAATGCTATAACAGCAGAACTGACCAAAGGTGCTGAGACTGCCCTGGTCAGTGTGTCTGCTGACCATCATGTAAACCTGACACCACTGCGACCCAGAT ttatggTGAGTGTGTGGTTTGCTGTGATCGGTTTCCTGGTGCTGGTGGTAGTAGTCATGATCTACCTTGGACAACAGGGACTCATATAG